The genomic stretch ATACGTTATTTTCATAATTTTTACGGATGGTTTAAGTTGAATCCTAAATTGGAGCTTATGGTGGGTTTCGACATTGGTGCAAATCACAAAAATTCGGACACTATGTTTACTCAAATTTGGTATTCACCGGTGCTGATTGCTAAAATTCCGGTTACAAAAAATATGACTATAGCAGCAAGAGCTGAATATTATAGTGATAAAAACGAAGTGATTATTGCAACAGGAACAGCAAATGGATTTCAAACATTTGGGTATTCGGTAAATTTGGATTACCTTATTGCAGACTTAATGTTATGGCGAATGGAAGTAAGAGGTTTGCAAAGTAAGGACAGTATTTTTTATGCAGAAGATAAATTGGTAAATACTAATTATTTTATAACAAGCTCACTGGCTATTTCATTTTAAATGGCAGATAAAGAAAACACCGTTCAGCATTTTCTCGACCTGATTAAAAAATCGAGGCGCGGGAAATTTAAAATCTATATCGGCATGAGCGCCGGTGTGGGTAAAACATATCGTATGTTGCAGGAGGCGCATACTTTGCTGAAAAGTGGTATCGATGTAAAAATCGGTTACATTGAAACACATTCCAGAAAAGAAACACACGACTTATTGCTCGGACTGCCCTTAGTGCCCAGAAGAAAAATATTTTACAAGGGTAAAGAACTCGAAGAAATGGATGTGCAGGCAATTATTAATCTGCGACCTGAAGTTGTTATTGTTGACGAATTGGCGCACACCAACATAGACGGCAGCAAAAATGAAAAACGCTGGCAAGATGTAATGGATATTCTTGCAGCTGGAATAAACGTAATTTCGGCCTTAAATATTCAGCATATAGAAAGTTTGAATGAAGAAGTTAAAGGCATTACCGGCATTGAAATAAAAGAAAGAGTCCCTGATAGTGTTTTGGCTCAGGCCGATGAAGTGGTTAACATTGATTTAACTGCCGACGAATTAATTACAAGACTTAAAGAAGGAAAAATTTATCAGGCTGAAAAAATTGAACTGGCCTTACAAAATTTTTTAAAAGTGACCATATCCTTCAATTAAGAGAATTAGCTTTGAAAGAGGTTGCCTCGCAGGTTGAACGCAAAGTGGAAACCGAAGTAACCCGATCAAATGTATTAAAACATGAACGGTTTATGGCTTGTATCAGCAGTAATGAACTCACAGCAAAAACGGTAATTCGGAAAACAGCAAGGCTGGCGAATTATTATAATAGTAAATGGTATACGCTATATGTTCAAACGCCTAAGGAAAAAGCGGATAAAATTCCACTCGACAAACAGCGACACCTGATTAATAATTTTAAATTAGCTACAGAACTGGGGGCGGAAATTATTAAAGTGGAAAATATTTCCATATCGAGAGCCATTATAGAGCAGGCTGTAGAACGAAATATCACCACAATTTGTATCGGGAAACCACATTTAAATTTATTAAAAATAATTTTGGCGACAAATGTATTTAATGAACTTATTAAGAAGTTGTCGTCTAATGATATTGATATTGTAATTCTTTCATAACATGAAAATTAAAACTAAATTAAATTTAGGAGTCGGTGCCTTGTTTATGCTCATTTTATTATTGGGTATAGTTGGCGCTTTTAATATCAACGCTTTAAAAAATGATACTGAAAAAATATTAACTGCTAATTATAACAGTTTGCAATATTGTCGAAACATGCTTGATTTGCTGGATGAACAAACTGATGCAGGTTTTATGCTTTTTGAGTTTAATTTAAATAACCAGGAAGCGAATATTACTGAAACTGGTGAAGCAGAAGTAACCAAAAAATTGCGGACTGAATTTGAAAAACTGAAATCGAATCATACAGACAGTATTTCTGTATTGTTGATCCGGCAAAGTTTGTTTGAGATTATGGATATGAATATGCATGCCATTCAGTATAAAAGTGAAGTGGCAGCTAATACTGCCGGCAATGCGGTGCTGTGGATTGCAATTAGTGGCACGTTGTGTTTTATTATAAGTTTTATTTTACTGATTAACCTGCCTTCAAATATCGCTAATCCAATTCGGGAACTTACCGATAGTATAAAACAAATTGCTTCAGAAAATTATAAAGAACGTGTTCATTTTGAAAGTCATAACGAATTTGGGCAGTTGGCCAAATCGTTTAATACTATGGCTATGAAGCTGGAAGAATACAACAATAGTAATCTGGCTAAATTAATGATGGAAAAAACGCGTATTGAAACACTCATTAACAATATGCATGACCCTGTTATTGGTTTGGATGAAAATTTGGTGATTCTGTTTGCAAATGAAGAAGCCATAAAAATTTCAGGATTAAGTTCAAACGATTTACTCGGTAAACGTACAGTTGACCTGGCCGTTAAAAACGACCTTATAAGAACCCTGATTCAGGATTTAATGCAGGAAGACACGCTTGAAAAATCGAAACAAGCACCTATTAAAATTTATGCTCAAAACAAAGAAAGTTATTTTGAAAAAGAAACCTTGCATATAAACATAACGCCAACCGGTGAGCACGTTCCGCGGTTGGTTGGGCATGTAATATTTTTAAGAAACGTGACCAATTATAAGGAAATGGATTATGCGAAAACCAATTTTATTGCCACTGTTTCACATGAGTTTAAAACACCGATTTCATCAATAAAAATGAGTTTACAATTATTGGAAAACGAAAAAACCGGTAAACTCAATGATGACCAGATTAATTTGCTCGACAGTATCAGAGATGATGCCGACAGATTATTAAAAATTACAGGTGAACTACTAAATATGTCGCAGGTTGAAAGTGGAAATATACAATTAGCAATAATTCCGGCCGGCCCGAAAGAAATTTTGATGTATGCAATTAATGCAACTAAAATACAGGCAGATCAAAAACATATTACCATTAAAATTGATTGTGATGAAGTGATAGATAAAGTGCAGGCAGATCAGGATAAAACTGCATGGGTATTAACCAATTTAATTTCCAATGCCATACGTTATTCGTATGAGCAATCAAGCATTTTTTTATCTATTAAACAAACACAATCGCATATTATTTTTACGGTAAAAGATACAGGCCAGGGAATTGCCCCTCAATATTTAAATAAAATATTTGATCGCTACTTCCGTGTTCCGGGAACAAAAAAAGAGGGCACCGGCCTAGGTTTAGCAATCAGCAAAGAATTTATTGAAGCCCAAGGAGGGGGAATTTCGGTTGAAAGTGATTTTGGCTCTGGGAGTACTTTTACAGTGGTATTGAATAAAGAAAATTAATGTGCTGATGTGCTAATGTGCTGATGTGCTAATTGAACAGCCGGATTTGAGTATGATTTTCATTCAGAGCTCCGTTGGGAGCAATAAAAAATTAATGTGCTGATGTGCTAATGTGTTGATGTGCTGATTAACAGCCGGATTTTGAGCAGGGTTTTCATTCGAAGCTCCGTTGGGAGCTATAAAAAATTAATTGCTGCTGTGCAAATTGAGCAGCCGGAGAATGTACCAATGTGCGGATGTACCAATGGAACAGCCGATTTTGAGTAAACATTTCATACGAAGCTCCGTAGGGGCTGACCCATGTGTCAGCCCAATGTGCTGCAAACCTGATAATTTACTAATGTGGCAACCTCGGTGACTGCTTGTCGAACAGCCGAATTTGAGCACGATTGTACTGTAACCTCTGAACCCCATCAGCTAATTTGCTAATCGGCTAATTTGCTAATTAACTAATGTGCCTCCGCATCAACTTCTTGGCGATCAGCCAATTATGAGCACACTTGTCCTCTAACCTCCGAACCCCATCAGCTAATTTGCTAATCAGCTAATTAGCTAATTAAAAGTATTAATCTTTCTTCTTAATCTCAATCTCTGTAGTCCCGTCTTTAATTTCGATGCTGGTTTTGTTGTCACCATTTTTTGTTTCCACTTTCGCACCTTTTTCGCCAATAATGATTTCGGTAGATTTTTGAGGGTCTTTTGTTTCTACTTCAACTGTTTTAGTTTCTGTAGTTGTTGTGGTTTCAGGCAGGGTTTCGGTTTCATCTACTTTCTTTTCAGAGCAAGACGCTAACACACCGGTAATAATTACTATAATGAATATTTTGATTTTTCTCATTTACCAAAGTTACTCTATTTAAGGCAGCATTTGCGTTTTGCGGTGCATTTGTTTTGATTATTTATTAGAAAGTAACCATTGAGGGATGTCTTATAAGTGGTTTTGTTGCAAAAATTTATTATACTTCACAAAACTTGGCGAAAAATGAGATTCGAATTTTATTTGTTAAGCAACGGTAGTCTTATTTCTAGCCACATACAAAAAGCATCTTCTTTTATATGCATTTTTGCATTGTATTTGTAGGTTTGAAATCTAAGATTAATCCGATTATTTAATGCATATGATGATGCTTTAGTTGGCAATATACTTCCAATAACATAATATGGAACAACATATAATAAATGGTCTTCATAATGATGTGGCATTAATTCATCACTTCCAATACCAACATCCTTTGTTAAATCAATCCCTAATTCTTTATCAAGTCCTTTAAATTCATTTATGATGCTTTTTAGTTGACCTAAATAATTTTGACAATCATTACAATTACATATAAAAGCCGGCTTATCCATATAATAATCTACTGTGGATTGGACATCAACATTTAAAATTATATTTCCGATTGCGATTTGTGTCATGGTTATTGGTTATGACGGTTTCGGGCTTTGCTATGGTCGACTTTTGAAACCAAAAACTGTCTCCCAGCACCATCATTAATTAATTGCTCAAATTTTTCTTTTTATTCTGTCTGCTAACAAACGGGAATTTTGTGTAAGCATATGTTATTTTTATTGTAGTACAAATTGTGTCAATTTTTCTTTTGTAAACATACCGATTGTTGTAAAACCTTTTGCATTTTTCTTCAATATTTCCGTTTTCTTGTCAAAAGTGTGCATGCGCATTTGGTCATTTACAAAAATATTTATTTCGTCTATGCTGTCTGAAACATAAAAGTCAAATATGTTTCTGTTACCACCAAAAGGATAAAGCGATAGATGCTTACTAGTCAATTCGTTTTTTGGGATTTTTACAAATCCAATTAAAAAGTCCGCATGGTAAATATTTTTATTACTGATTGTGTCCTGAAACCGTATACTGAACCATTCCTGTTGTACACCCCTCCAGTCAAACCATTTGATATAAAGTGTGTCACTGTGACCTGTTGAAGCAACAGTCTCGATACGGTTGTGGTTATTAGTTGTGTCGAAAGTCAAAAAATATTTTTGGTTTGTTTCAGTAAATACACCTTCGCCATACCAATATTGCATATCATCAGTACCACTATATTGTATAAAAGTCCCAAATTTGTCAGACTGGTTTTT from Bacteroidota bacterium encodes the following:
- a CDS encoding PAS domain-containing protein, which gives rise to MKIKTKLNLGVGALFMLILLLGIVGAFNINALKNDTEKILTANYNSLQYCRNMLDLLDEQTDAGFMLFEFNLNNQEANITETGEAEVTKKLRTEFEKLKSNHTDSISVLLIRQSLFEIMDMNMHAIQYKSEVAANTAGNAVLWIAISGTLCFIISFILLINLPSNIANPIRELTDSIKQIASENYKERVHFESHNEFGQLAKSFNTMAMKLEEYNNSNLAKLMMEKTRIETLINNMHDPVIGLDENLVILFANEEAIKISGLSSNDLLGKRTVDLAVKNDLIRTLIQDLMQEDTLEKSKQAPIKIYAQNKESYFEKETLHINITPTGEHVPRLVGHVIFLRNVTNYKEMDYAKTNFIATVSHEFKTPISSIKMSLQLLENEKTGKLNDDQINLLDSIRDDADRLLKITGELLNMSQVESGNIQLAIIPAGPKEILMYAINATKIQADQKHITIKIDCDEVIDKVQADQDKTAWVLTNLISNAIRYSYEQSSIFLSIKQTQSHIIFTVKDTGQGIAPQYLNKIFDRYFRVPGTKKEGTGLGLAISKEFIEAQGGGISVESDFGSGSTFTVVLNKEN